A stretch of DNA from Drosophila albomicans strain 15112-1751.03 unplaced genomic scaffold, ASM965048v2 utg000162l_pilon, whole genome shotgun sequence:
agacggacagatgggaatggctagatcgtctctctgttgacgctgatcaagaatatataaaactttatagggtcggagatgcttccttctacctgttacgtttcctaccggcacaaagttataatatccttctaccctatgggtagcgggtataatgattcctgaaaattgcgatcagataaaaattgccgaagttattaaagaaatacttttgtatgggcaaaaacgcattAGTTACTATGGCTGAGAATGTGGTATACTGTGCCGTCtgtgcaatattttgattaaggtactatatcgatgtgcaaaatatacaattttgcatattttaaatatttttacagtatcttatgttggtatattttttgcttttgttcaaaatgagtcgcgggtatctcacagtcgagcatactcgactgtagttttctttacttttttttatgttctttgcatgatcagcttaaaagtatgcaatattctgttctccaattacaaatttggcATACTTCcaggtttgtttacataaattaaaaacgtaaacagtacattttacttatttgcctgctgcaattctcaagtggtttcTGTCGGCGTTTGACGACCCGGATGCCATCTGCATGGCGATTGAATCGCTCATCACGGActttggcgtatgcgtgagtgtcACTGAAAGATTTGGCTCAATCTTCCTGAACTCCGTGAACTGCCAATACAACACTGAGTTGGCACCGTACCTTGCTTACTTAGATTCCGTGCTACTACTTGGTGGTAGCAATCCGGTTATCTTTGGCTTAGATGCGAACGCAATGTCCCCCATGTGGTTCAGCAAATAGCTCGAGCGTGCTCGTGGCGACTTGAACCACCAACGGGGTGAGCTGCTAACTGAGTGATTCCAAGAATCCCGAGCGGGTGTGCTGCATGAAGTCAGCACTTTGTATACGTTCGATAATCACCGCGGACGGAGTGATATCGACGTCACGATTGCCAACTAAGCAACATCTATGTGGGCCACATATGACTGGACAGTGGGCGAGTGGGACCTCAGTGACCATAACATTGAGGTGACGCGAGGCCCCAGAGATACAGTCGAGAGCGATGCTCCTGTTCCGTCCAGGAACTTATCCAATGCGTGTTAGCAGTCGTGCGTGAACTTGTATGCAATGTTGAGAAACCCGCAGGACTACACGGAGATGTCCGTTGACGACCAGTTGCCTGCGAGGCGTGCACTGGTATACAGTGTATGCGATCATGTATTTGGACGCAGGCAGCCGAGAGCCGTTCTTAGTACGAAACGACGTGACGTCACTCCGCGGTTGCGCTCAACCTCCAGGCCAATCTCGTTGAACTTCGCTCCATGTTGAATGGAATAAAAACTTTgatgtaaatttacatatgatTTCGTGGTATAATATACCGGGTACCAGATGTAAATAAACTTCATTAGTCATTTGGTCGTCCTACATATGGGCAAATCCCAGAAACAGTCCACCAGCGAccaatttttaaactttatatGGAACATTAAAGTAGATATCAAATTAtaagaatttaaagcaaaaaagaaatttcgatcattattaatgcacaaatttgtatcaaacccaattttatttataattttcataattttacttaCATTCGTGCTCTGCGCACACCTTCAAATCCCTATTGTATattcttcacaattttttgcatCTGCTTGGGCTCACatacaaatcaaaagtaaatcaCGTTGAAATAATTGTGAAGCACATTTaggaatataataaataatgtttagttcaaatttaaagatttttggAAAAAGGCTTTgttaaaaatctataaacattattaagaCCAAACGATCGGTTTTTGTCTTCTAATATTCTTAACTTTCTTTAGGATATTAACTTTCATAGGGTTTATTTTGCAGAATTCGCAAAAAATTgcgtttgaaatgaaaattttaaaaactaacttTCACTTTATGTAGCTTGCGACAcgtcacaattttattaattattttcaaaacagtgACTCCAGTGAAATTGAATCTTATACCCTCCGAAAGTACTCTCAATTCTctataaatcttaaaaaaaaaccccaaaaaattgattttcattagctaaaaTCGTGCGAAGGGTGGGATTTgcccatatatacatatattaaaaaaaagaagaagaagagaatttttatttattctacaaaagaaataaatactttttaacaaaataaagaaatacttttagaGCAatagaatatacaaattttgtaaatcGGGCAGCTGATTAACAAagctatgcaaataaaatgaataaattgtgattaattttaaagctgcgATATCATGAATACACACATTAgaaaaatttcattgaaaaatgattttaaatatacaaattgaatttgagtttcatttcaataaggaacaaatttcaatgtatagaaatttatgagaataaaaactaaaatttatcaattttctgAAAAATGCCAGAATAAGCATTGAAAGTTTTTATAATGAATTGAATTCTATGATATAAAAATCTATTATAAtgtcatttattaatttacgtTACTTTCTATATATgccaaatttttattttttatttttttttttaaattcattaatttaaatgacgCCAAACTTgctttgttttgaaattaGCTTAAATGCTATTtagtaatttgttttgtttttttttttttttaatttaagaatacttgttttacaaattcttctaattttagaaataaatacttttattttatattaatattgcaaacatattttaattcgaAAAGTTCCTCATTATAATCGTTTTTTGTTAagatattgtattttatagagttttttgccataaaaatatttacacagatatattatgaaaatgatttgaaatgtttttttttttcattttcgtttatcttgtggtttgttttgtgtgaTGTATTTCAAACACGTTTTAGAAAAATTATGGCGTTAGCTGCTGtgcaaaacataaacaaaacaaacgcataaaaaacagaaaaagaatgaatgaaaagacaagaaacgaaaagaagagaaaaagagaggaaaataaaaaactattattcgccgcattttgttgttgtttcgctcGACTTgtccaaataaaataaatctagAGTTTGAAATGATTATTTCTCCTCTAttcttctctccctctccctctctctttctctttattgttgtttttgttttggtttctttgTGAAAAGAATTCCGACCATTCCGATGTTCGCTTCGGAGGAATCATTTCTGGTTCCACATAGAGatctattaatataattttgatgcATTGCCTTCATCGTACTCTTCGGTCAGTCTTCttactcttcttcttcttcttcttcttctttttcttattgttgttgttgtctttgttctTTCGTATAAACGCTTCATATGCTTCACCTCTCCAATGGGGCTTAAGACCTTATGAAATATagatcgaaaaaaaaatgattgccAATTAGAAATCTCTTTCAtctttttgacaaattttgcTGTGACAGATTATTTTATcgaagaaaaactaaaatcaaaaagtGTTCTAtactttttcagttttttctttctatattTTTGAAGTGTTTTCGAATGAATTATTTGGATTAGTTTGGCTGTCAaagtttattacattttttgaataaaacatatttcgtTGGGATTAAAAAATTGCTCATTTAATAGCCGGCAATTAAATGGAACTGCGTTCATAaaagctatttaaatatatattttgaaatttaaggtTAGAAGTGCCATAATTAAAATCACTAaactaataattgaaatatttgctaaaactgacttttgatatgcaaaagtgtgttttgtttttttgtggctgcagTTTTGGCTTTATGCCTGTATTTAATCTCTTTGAAGCACCCTCAACGGAAGCATAAAAGGTTGGCAAATTACGAGAGCTCTTCTTCTTCCAGCTTCCCTTAACAAATTTGATGGTGacatatgaaatttaaattcaatttcaaagagggggaaaaaaaagaaaaaaaaaaaaaggaaatcataaacataaactgaaaattgcctgaacataattacaatagcaaatagagagagaaagggagagagagagagagatagatagagagagagagagagagagagataatattgtgtatttaacaatattttttcagtcTCTAGCTCTTTATATAATAGATATGTaagtacatactatataataataaattttaccaACGATCTGGGCGTCTACTTGCGTGTAGACGTACACCAATAGCAATTCCACCATTCTCTGGTCCCCCTTGCCAGCTGCCATCATTAGATATGTGTTGCCATTTGAAATGGCCCCATTAATGTTGCCGCCGGCCTCAATGAGCAAAGTGGCAACGTCAAGGTGACTATTGGAAATTGCACATTCTAGCGGCGATGGCAGTGGAAAGGTGGAACTATTGATTTCCGCTCCGTATTCTAATAATAACTCCACTACTGTCACTTGGCCACCTTTTGAAGCCGCTGAAAGAGCGAAGTTCAAATCATCAGCGCCAGCTTCCAGTAGGATATACACCAAATCGGGATGACCCTTGTAACTAGCCACTGACAATGCACACTCGTTGTGCTCATTGGAGCGGGTGTTGATGCTTGCTCCACGCTCGAGAAGTGAGAGAGACATTAAACATTAGATTAATCAGCAGATTAAAGTGTGAGAGTAGTTTATACATTCTCTATACTGCCTATGACTCGATACTAACCTTGGCTACTTCCACATGCCCGCCAAATGCGGCCTTCATCAGCGGTGTATGTCCAACCACATTTTGCTCATTCAAGCTAGCGCCGTGGCTTAGCAGTACATTTTACCACATCAAGATAACTGCCCGCGCTGGCAACCATGAGCGCCGTTTCcccattttcacatttttcattcACGTTAAAGTTTTTCCGTCCGTACGACAATATCAGCGCTACGAAAATGATTGTGAGAAATATTGACAGGCGAGAATAGTGACGGCTCGAGAATAGTGATGGCCGATTAATCGTATGATACATATTAATCGattaatttgtttcaatttagCTTTAATTGTCTCGAAAAAATGCTTTCGATTTATTGAATCATTAATCGATTATACTACTGTGGTGCCAAAAAGTAAggtgaatttgtttgtaaaatgaaaaatctttatttattcttctaAATCAATATCATGCCCCTTCAAAGTAATCCTCTCTCGATAAAATACACTTATGCACACATTTTTTTCCTATCCTCGAAACATGTCAAATAGTTCCTTTTCAGTATAGCCAACAGTGCCTTCTTCGATTAGCTTTTATCTCCTCAATCGACTCGAAACGCGTTCCCCGAAGTGGTCTCTCAGTTTTGGGAATAGTCAGAAGTCACACGGAGCCAAATCAGCGAATACTGTGGTTGTGAACGATGTGCGCCGAATTTTTGACGAAATGGTCAAGAAAAACGTGTACAGAAATTGGTCGTTTTAGGTACCAAACAGATTTAACTTTTCGTAGGCCCAAATGGTCtttcaaaatggttttcaaGATCTGATAGCGCAAGCGGGAGTCAGCACTGCAAATCTGGCACAATTAGGAGGAGCGAATTGTAGCGCTACTGCACCGCCACCACCTCAAATTGCATTGGAGTTGTCCCTAAGAGGAAAGCAAGGAGAACCCCAACATTACCCCAGATTGGTATATGTGCAAGTGACCGTGCGACCACTTGAAGAAATGTGACCGAAGCTGATGACCGTGCCATAGATGATTGTGTTGTTAGTATATGTATCTCGACATTGCACAGTGGTTGGGCTTGTATGGAGCCGCGGCCATAAATATTTCCCGTAGAGATATCGCTATGAATTTTCcccaaaaatctaaaaaaatattttgtatatatagtaaaaaaattgttctTGATCGGAATACTATACCTATATCTCCCATACAACCTTAGTATGGCTTATATGGCATAGTGCGCCAAAATACTTCCGGTGAGTTACAGTgctaaaattgcaattatagGCATAACCAACAcgctttatttgtatttcaattatttacgTCACGTTCAGCACTCTGCAATCCTTGTTGAGGTGgggttttgttttctgtttaaaTCACTCCGTTCAACAGACACATTAGAGTCCACCGGGGGCGCAGAAAATCACCCCAAGagtttatgattattaatattccGCTTATTCGCGAAACAAAGTAGGCCTAATTGTGTTgtacaacgaaaacgaaaacgaaaaaagagtGAATGACGCGCTGATTAAGTTCTTGATTTCAAAACTGTGCTTTATTAATCTATGTAAGTTACCATTAAAGCCTAACTAAACTAGAGCGGCAGCGAGGCGAATTCACTCAGgaga
This window harbors:
- the LOC117577245 gene encoding ankyrin repeat and KH domain-containing protein 1-like; translated protein: MKAAFGGHVEVAKRGASINTRSNEHNECALSVASYKGHPDLVYILLEAGADDLNFALSAASKGGQVTVVELLLEYGAEINSSTFPLPSPLECAISNSHLDVATLLIEAGGNINGAISNGNTYLMMAAGKGDQRMVELLLVYVYTQVDAQIVGLKPHWRGEAYEAFIRKNKDNNNNKKKKKKKKKKSKKTDRRVR